One genomic segment of Methanolinea mesophila includes these proteins:
- a CDS encoding DNA-3-methyladenine glycosylase, producing the protein MILPRDFYGRDTVEVAQDLLGCCLVHPEGRKTTAGIIVETEAYLSGDPAAHSYIGRTNRNEVLFGPVGHAYVYLIYGMHYCINVVTGEEGSGEAVLVRALEPVIGIPVMIGRRGTPTLSRLCSGPGKLTRAMGITRECNGVSFVNGPLQIRTRENTTGPNPALKPEIVRTTRIGIVKAADKPLRFYLKGNPNISRK; encoded by the coding sequence ATGATACTGCCCCGGGACTTCTACGGGAGGGACACTGTCGAGGTCGCGCAGGATCTTCTCGGGTGCTGCCTGGTTCACCCGGAGGGCAGAAAGACTACTGCGGGGATTATCGTTGAGACCGAGGCCTACCTTTCCGGTGATCCCGCCGCTCATTCGTATATCGGCAGGACAAACAGGAATGAAGTACTCTTCGGTCCGGTAGGACATGCATACGTTTACCTCATCTACGGAATGCACTATTGCATCAATGTTGTGACAGGGGAGGAAGGTTCGGGAGAAGCCGTGCTCGTCAGGGCCCTTGAGCCGGTGATTGGGATCCCTGTCATGATCGGGCGGCGGGGAACCCCTACGCTGTCCCGTCTCTGCAGCGGCCCGGGAAAACTCACTCGTGCGATGGGGATCACCCGCGAGTGCAACGGGGTTTCCTTTGTGAACGGACCTCTCCAGATCCGCACCCGGGAAAATACTACCGGGCCAAATCCCGCGTTGAAGCCCGAGATCGTGCGGACCACCCGGATCGGGATCGTGAAGGCCGCCGATAAGCCGCTTCGTTTTTACCTGAAGGGAAATCCGAATATCTCACGGAAGTAG
- a CDS encoding HdeD family acid-resistance protein, with protein MAEMMHEERLCDVKWGTLALLGVLSLIFGIILLLYPGITAAVVVVLFGIIVLILAFLALILALMSTGGRATLLLLGAIVGFIVGIIAVLAPIVIGALLVIIIGIVLFMIGIVDIAIAVGEKAYPHRWLLFILGILSIIVAVLFWVYPAAGAVALFGVIVGIYFVIYGILGIIAGFALRSVKKQYCMA; from the coding sequence ATGGCTGAAATGATGCATGAAGAACGGCTATGCGATGTGAAGTGGGGGACCCTTGCGCTTCTCGGGGTTCTCTCTCTTATCTTCGGCATAATCCTGTTGTTGTATCCCGGAATTACCGCGGCCGTCGTGGTCGTGCTCTTCGGGATCATTGTGTTGATTCTCGCGTTCCTGGCATTAATTCTCGCACTGATGAGTACGGGCGGCAGGGCGACGCTCCTCCTCCTGGGAGCTATAGTAGGATTTATAGTGGGAATAATTGCAGTTCTTGCCCCGATCGTGATAGGAGCACTTCTGGTCATTATTATTGGGATCGTCCTCTTTATGATCGGAATCGTCGATATCGCAATCGCCGTCGGCGAAAAAGCATATCCTCACCGGTGGCTTCTCTTTATCCTTGGTATCCTTTCCATCATCGTGGCCGTCCTCTTCTGGGTTTATCCTGCCGCGGGAGCGGTTGCCCTGTTCGGGGTCATCGTGGGAATATATTTCGTCATCTATGGGATCCTGGGAATTATTGCCGGGTTTGCTCTTCGCAGCGTTAAAAAACAGTATTGTATGGCCTGA
- a CDS encoding ATP-binding protein, with the protein MKISSLFRGETGIWNAAISISTVAVLLVNSYGLFQGITAVFPHLLYLPVVLAAYRYPRRGLIFSLGIAMVYILMVGVIIGPVPGVIVEAVIRGIMLVVIGGLIAFITRRLYEQENLYRGLFDHSAAGSILVRETGEGWRIVEANENALALLRRERDELRDKPLTVFWNAEEMNVLFSRLAGEGKVYSSENTFSTPDGSTEIVLLSLAKVPDRQAVLTFVEITRRVNAEESLQRANDKLNLLSRISTDHLHRTANEIIETVDEARIKSTDSVAGAFLNRVRVLALNLARQIFLSETYKDLGARPPDWIAVQRVLEGFARTNPDPGISMRFWTERLEVYADPLFRDVLLHILENSVRHGVTLKNLVVTYHRTGDGLDLIIQDDGAGIPAGMKEKIFEYDSGGHAGLGLFICRQILDITGISITEEGKEGKGAKFVLHIPAENYRVEGSSDDAPPFPLSSDPAPAVNRGALHKSGTRVRELTSAEFALAEEL; encoded by the coding sequence TTGAAGATCTCGTCCCTCTTTCGCGGAGAAACAGGAATCTGGAATGCGGCCATCAGCATCAGCACGGTCGCGGTCCTCCTGGTGAACAGTTACGGTCTCTTCCAGGGGATTACGGCGGTATTTCCGCACCTTCTCTACCTTCCGGTGGTACTCGCGGCCTACCGGTACCCCCGCAGGGGACTCATTTTCTCACTAGGGATCGCGATGGTGTATATCCTGATGGTGGGGGTCATCATCGGGCCGGTCCCGGGGGTCATCGTGGAAGCGGTGATCCGGGGAATTATGCTGGTCGTGATAGGCGGGCTTATTGCGTTTATTACCAGACGGCTTTACGAACAGGAAAACCTCTACCGTGGGTTGTTCGATCATTCGGCCGCCGGCAGCATTCTCGTCCGGGAAACCGGTGAGGGCTGGAGGATTGTCGAGGCAAACGAGAACGCACTTGCCCTCCTCCGCCGTGAGAGGGATGAACTCCGGGACAAACCGCTCACGGTCTTCTGGAACGCGGAAGAAATGAACGTGTTATTTTCCCGGCTGGCCGGGGAAGGCAAGGTCTACTCGTCCGAGAACACATTCTCCACACCGGACGGGAGTACGGAGATCGTCCTCCTCTCGCTCGCAAAAGTTCCCGACCGGCAGGCGGTTCTCACATTCGTAGAGATTACGCGGAGGGTGAATGCGGAAGAATCTCTGCAGCGTGCGAATGATAAACTCAACCTCCTCTCCCGCATCTCCACGGATCATCTCCACCGGACGGCGAACGAGATCATCGAGACCGTGGACGAGGCAAGGATAAAGAGCACCGATTCCGTGGCGGGAGCCTTCCTGAACCGGGTACGGGTCCTGGCCCTGAACCTCGCCCGTCAGATATTCCTTTCGGAGACCTACAAGGACCTTGGAGCCCGGCCCCCGGACTGGATCGCGGTCCAGCGGGTGCTCGAAGGATTCGCCCGGACGAATCCGGATCCTGGGATCTCAATGAGGTTCTGGACCGAGCGCCTGGAGGTGTATGCCGACCCGCTCTTCCGGGACGTGCTCCTCCATATCCTTGAGAACTCGGTACGCCACGGAGTGACCTTGAAAAACCTGGTGGTGACCTATCACCGTACCGGGGATGGGCTTGACCTGATCATCCAGGACGACGGGGCAGGGATTCCCGCAGGGATGAAAGAAAAGATCTTCGAGTACGATTCGGGGGGCCATGCGGGCCTGGGGCTGTTCATCTGTCGCCAGATCCTGGATATTACCGGGATATCGATCACCGAAGAGGGGAAAGAAGGGAAGGGAGCGAAGTTCGTACTTCATATCCCGGCGGAGAATTACCGGGTCGAGGGGTCCTCCGACGACGCCCCGCCGTTCCCGCTCTCTTCCGATCCCGCTCCTGCGGTAAACCGGGGTGCACTCCACAAATCCGGGACCAGGGTCCGGGAGTTAACCTCCGCCGAGTTCGCTCTTGCCGAGGAACTCTAG
- a CDS encoding N-acetyltransferase, which translates to MFAAFSDNRVVSVARCKRHTDGMELDGVFTPDELRGHGYANAAVWGLVEACGHDTMYMHSVATLTGFYGHYGFLLIPEYELPDTIRERYAWAQGEMEGANVAPMKRPPADPI; encoded by the coding sequence ATATTTGCGGCATTTTCGGACAACCGGGTGGTTTCGGTCGCCCGCTGCAAGCGTCATACGGATGGTATGGAGCTCGACGGGGTGTTCACGCCCGATGAACTCAGGGGGCACGGATATGCCAATGCGGCGGTATGGGGGCTCGTGGAGGCCTGCGGGCACGACACGATGTACATGCATTCCGTGGCTACTCTCACGGGTTTTTACGGGCATTATGGCTTTTTACTCATACCCGAGTACGAACTCCCCGATACCATCCGGGAACGGTATGCCTGGGCCCAGGGTGAGATGGAAGGGGCAAACGTCGCCCCCATGAAGCGGCCGCCCGCGGATCCGATATGA